One stretch of Bacteroidota bacterium DNA includes these proteins:
- a CDS encoding LOG family protein, with the protein MKKRKLQKAPKAYKNSGFLASRDARPLRILSEFLEPLSRFNYYNVKDTIVFFGSARIKPRNETIKHLRALAKSGNKRNIHSKKYHEQLLQAEVAVEMSRYYEDAAELSRLITAWSTKLKTKNRLLVCSGGGPGIMEAANKGAMMAKGESIGLNISLPFEQYPNSYITPKFNMEFHYFFMRKFWFMFLGKALVAFPGGFGTLDEFFELLTLLQTKKVGKKMTVILYGRNFWNKIIDFKALVKYGMISPDDMNLFSFAETPKEAFAILKKDVLKNYSEFR; encoded by the coding sequence ATGAAAAAAAGAAAACTTCAAAAAGCACCAAAGGCATATAAAAATTCAGGATTTCTCGCAAGCAGGGATGCTCGTCCATTACGGATTTTGTCTGAATTTTTAGAACCATTAAGCCGGTTCAACTACTATAATGTCAAAGATACGATTGTATTTTTCGGTTCTGCAAGAATCAAACCGAGAAATGAAACAATTAAACATCTTCGGGCACTTGCAAAGAGTGGTAACAAAAGAAATATTCATTCAAAAAAATATCATGAGCAATTATTACAAGCCGAAGTGGCAGTAGAGATGTCTCGGTATTACGAAGATGCTGCGGAACTTTCGCGGTTGATCACTGCATGGTCTACCAAACTCAAGACAAAAAACCGATTGTTAGTTTGTTCCGGCGGCGGACCAGGAATTATGGAAGCTGCCAATAAAGGTGCGATGATGGCAAAAGGAGAGTCTATCGGATTAAATATCAGTCTTCCATTTGAGCAATATCCAAATTCATATATTACTCCAAAATTTAATATGGAATTTCATTATTTCTTTATGAGAAAGTTTTGGTTTATGTTCCTCGGCAAGGCTCTCGTAGCATTTCCGGGCGGGTTTGGAACTCTGGATGAATTTTTTGAGTTATTAACATTACTACAGACTAAAAAGGTCGGCAAAAAAATGACTGTGATTCTTTATGGAAGAAATTTCTGGAATAAGATTATCGATTTTAAGGCATTGGTAAAATACGGCATGATTAGTCCGGATGATATGAATTTGTTTTCCTTTGCAGAAACTCCAAAAGAAGCATTCGCTATTTTGAAAAAAGATGTGTTGAAAAATTATTCCGAATTTCGATGA
- a CDS encoding transglutaminase-like domain-containing protein: protein MNDLTEKEVSEIKSLITLIDDEDESVYAVARERLLSYKESVLEFIPFIEDKNTVAEKRLSEVREILIRASFKEQLRKLKRDQEGDIDLEDGVFLFARQRYKDLDVARYVVQLNQYASELKEKLSSNTDETEILRRVISFFTDEKSFVGNRDDYYSEENHYINRVLDTKIGIPITLSVVYLLVGRRIDLPIQGIGLPGHFVLRFSFGNSHVYFDPFNGGKILSRSDCEEIVTNLGFKFTEEYLQPVSNKQILERMLRNIILTLEKKHENERIETIRQFIDTINSDL, encoded by the coding sequence ATGAATGATTTAACCGAAAAAGAAGTGAGTGAAATTAAGTCGCTCATCACATTGATCGATGATGAGGATGAATCGGTCTATGCCGTTGCTCGAGAACGTTTGTTAAGTTATAAAGAATCTGTACTGGAATTTATACCTTTTATTGAAGATAAAAACACTGTCGCCGAAAAACGCCTGAGCGAGGTCCGTGAAATCCTCATCCGCGCTTCATTCAAAGAACAACTTCGGAAATTAAAACGTGACCAAGAAGGTGATATTGATCTGGAAGATGGCGTGTTTCTTTTTGCCAGGCAGCGATACAAGGATCTTGATGTTGCTCGCTATGTTGTGCAATTGAATCAGTATGCGTCAGAACTGAAGGAAAAACTAAGTTCCAATACGGACGAAACGGAAATTCTTCGAAGGGTAATTTCATTTTTTACTGATGAAAAATCATTTGTCGGCAACCGCGACGATTATTATAGCGAAGAGAATCATTATATTAATCGTGTGCTGGACACAAAGATCGGTATTCCGATAACGTTGAGTGTTGTTTATCTGCTTGTTGGACGGCGCATCGATCTACCCATCCAAGGTATCGGACTACCGGGACATTTCGTTTTGAGATTTTCGTTTGGAAACTCGCATGTATATTTTGATCCGTTTAATGGTGGGAAGATACTTTCCCGAAGCGATTGTGAAGAGATTGTGACAAATTTAGGATTCAAATTCACGGAAGAGTACTTGCAGCCGGTATCAAATAAGCAAATTCTTGAGCGAATGCTTCGAAATATCATTTTAACACTCGAAAAAAAACATGAAAATGAACGGATAGAAACAATCCGCCAATTCATTGATACTATCAATTCCGATTTGTAA
- the dapF gene encoding diaminopimelate epimerase yields the protein MKIHFTKMSGAGNDFVVVDNRSGIISDPHSFSNTVCNRRLGIGADGVLLLERSDISGFTMKYYNADGSNAGMCGNGGRCIAKFAYDNSVVTSDNFSFEAFGHIYESTRIDSTLFDLKMKNPFDVKLNQEISLDSTTVKANYINTGTDHSVIFLDDNSQLGTLESADIFGIGKKIRYHNIYQPKGTNVNFVSKLTDNIIQIRTYERGVEDETLACGTGSVASAILSSMKYQMKSPIRVKVLSGEFLEISFQKTINNFFDVRLKGSAKVTFYGEIDI from the coding sequence ATGAAAATTCACTTTACAAAAATGAGCGGTGCAGGCAACGACTTCGTTGTTGTTGACAATCGGTCAGGAATAATTTCTGATCCGCATTCCTTCTCAAATACAGTTTGCAACCGAAGACTTGGAATCGGTGCAGATGGTGTATTATTGCTTGAGCGAAGTGATATTTCCGGGTTTACTATGAAATATTACAATGCTGACGGTTCAAATGCAGGAATGTGCGGCAATGGCGGTCGGTGCATAGCAAAATTTGCTTATGATAACAGTGTCGTTACTTCAGATAATTTTTCATTCGAAGCATTTGGACACATTTATGAATCAACAAGGATTGACAGCACATTGTTTGATTTAAAAATGAAAAATCCCTTTGATGTAAAGTTAAATCAAGAGATATCGTTAGACAGCACGACTGTTAAAGCTAATTATATAAATACAGGTACAGATCATTCAGTCATTTTCCTGGATGATAATTCTCAATTAGGAACGCTTGAGAGTGCAGATATTTTTGGAATAGGAAAAAAGATACGCTACCATAACATCTATCAACCAAAAGGGACGAACGTTAATTTTGTTTCGAAGTTAACGGATAATATCATACAAATAAGAACTTATGAGCGTGGAGTTGAAGATGAAACTTTGGCTTGCGGAACGGGATCTGTAGCAAGTGCAATATTAAGCTCCATGAAGTATCAAATGAAAAGTCCAATTCGAGTAAAAGTATTGAGCGGGGAGTTTTTGGAAATATCATTTCAGAAGACAATCAATAATTTTTTCGATGTGCGATTAAAAGGAAGTGCAAAAGTGACTTTTTATGGAGAAATAGATATATAA
- the polX gene encoding DNA polymerase/3'-5' exonuclease PolX gives MDKTQIADILDEVGTLLELKGENPFKSRAFHNAARVLGGVTDDLKGLVESGGIRKIKGIGESTGKVISDLVTTGKSPDHESLKKYFPPGIFDMMKIQGMGPKKVAFLYKNLKISSIEGLEKAAKAGKLEKLEGFGKKTEENILLGIEQVRKHSSKFHINVAENAAQSIFSAITSHKGIIRAEIAGSLRRKKETIGDIDIVVSAKKNDVSAIMKLFTSHKSVERITGDGETKSSVVLDAGINCDLRVVADAEFPFALNYFTGSKEHNIRVRALARENGWTLNEYGFAIIDSSEKGRKSKKVVTCKTEEDIYKAVGLDYVEPELREDLGEIEAAQSGKLPKLVTYNDIRGTFHCHTNYSDGHNTLSEMAAGAQKLGWEYLGIADHSKVAAYANGLTEDRVKKQHKEIDSLNQKFKGFRLFKGSEVDILTNGDLDFNDKTLATFDYVVASVHSNFKLNEADMTKRILKALKNKHVTILGHLTGRLLLERDGYPLNQTEIINVAADLGKVIEINAHPMRLDLDWRMVKYAISKGVTIAINPDSHVVTGLTDVRFGVGIARKGWCEKKNILNTRTTKQIEEYLKK, from the coding sequence ATGGATAAAACACAAATAGCAGATATACTTGATGAGGTCGGAACGCTTCTTGAATTAAAAGGAGAGAACCCTTTTAAAAGCAGAGCGTTCCACAATGCTGCTCGTGTACTTGGCGGCGTTACTGATGATTTGAAAGGACTTGTTGAGAGCGGTGGGATCCGTAAAATAAAAGGGATCGGTGAAAGTACCGGAAAGGTCATTTCTGATCTCGTGACCACAGGTAAATCTCCCGATCACGAAAGTCTTAAAAAATATTTTCCTCCCGGTATCTTCGATATGATGAAGATTCAAGGGATGGGACCGAAAAAGGTTGCATTTTTATATAAGAATCTCAAAATCTCTTCCATAGAAGGTTTGGAGAAGGCTGCCAAAGCAGGGAAACTGGAAAAATTAGAAGGATTTGGGAAAAAGACTGAAGAAAATATTCTTCTTGGTATTGAACAGGTTCGTAAACATTCTTCAAAATTCCATATCAATGTAGCTGAGAATGCTGCCCAATCGATATTTAGTGCGATTACTTCACACAAAGGAATTATTCGTGCAGAAATTGCCGGAAGTCTTCGGAGAAAAAAAGAGACGATTGGTGACATCGATATTGTTGTGAGTGCAAAAAAGAATGACGTTTCGGCGATCATGAAACTGTTTACGTCACATAAGAGCGTCGAACGAATCACCGGAGACGGTGAAACAAAATCAAGTGTGGTGTTGGATGCCGGGATTAATTGTGATCTACGAGTAGTAGCCGATGCAGAGTTTCCATTTGCACTCAATTATTTTACAGGAAGTAAGGAACATAATATCCGCGTTCGTGCATTAGCGAGAGAGAACGGATGGACATTAAATGAATATGGTTTTGCCATTATTGATTCCAGTGAAAAGGGAAGAAAGTCCAAAAAAGTAGTTACGTGTAAGACAGAAGAAGATATTTATAAGGCAGTCGGTCTTGATTACGTGGAGCCCGAACTGCGCGAAGATTTAGGTGAGATTGAAGCCGCTCAGTCTGGAAAACTTCCAAAATTAGTGACATATAATGACATCAGAGGAACATTTCACTGTCATACTAACTATAGCGATGGTCATAATACGCTTTCCGAAATGGCTGCAGGAGCACAGAAACTCGGCTGGGAGTATCTCGGCATTGCTGATCATAGTAAAGTTGCAGCGTATGCAAATGGATTGACTGAAGATCGAGTCAAAAAACAACATAAGGAGATTGATTCGCTAAACCAAAAATTTAAGGGGTTTAGACTCTTTAAAGGGTCAGAAGTTGATATTTTAACAAATGGGGATTTAGACTTTAATGATAAGACGTTAGCTACATTTGATTATGTTGTTGCATCAGTGCATAGTAACTTTAAACTGAACGAAGCAGATATGACAAAACGAATCCTAAAAGCTCTTAAGAATAAGCATGTAACGATTCTTGGTCATTTGACTGGACGATTGTTGCTTGAACGGGATGGTTATCCATTAAATCAGACGGAGATCATCAACGTAGCAGCAGATCTTGGAAAAGTCATTGAGATTAATGCTCATCCAATGAGACTCGATCTTGATTGGCGAATGGTCAAATACGCGATTAGCAAGGGTGTAACGATTGCAATCAATCCCGATTCACACGTTGTTACCGGATTGACCGATGTTCGATTTGGGGTCGGTATAGCCAGAAAAGGATGGTGCGAAAAAAAGAATATTTTGAACACAAGAACTACAAAACAAATTGAAGAATATCTGAAGAAATAA
- a CDS encoding aminodeoxychorismate/anthranilate synthase component II — MILIIDNYDSFTYNLVQYVGELNVEMHIVRNDKITIEEIRKLNPQAIIISPGPCTPKEAGVSVPLIKEFYKKIPILGVCLGHQSIGEAFGGDVVKAPTVVHGKTSEVLHEGKGIFNSIPNRFLATRYHSLVIAPKTMPSELEVTARTEDGVVMGVQHKKYPVFGVQFHPESIATQHGKVLLSNFVNKKY; from the coding sequence ATGATTTTAATAATCGACAATTACGATTCTTTTACATACAATCTTGTTCAATATGTTGGCGAGCTGAACGTTGAGATGCATATTGTTCGGAATGATAAAATAACAATTGAAGAAATTCGTAAACTTAATCCTCAGGCAATTATTATTTCTCCGGGACCTTGCACACCAAAAGAAGCTGGTGTATCGGTGCCATTGATAAAAGAATTTTATAAGAAAATTCCAATTCTGGGGGTTTGTCTTGGCCATCAATCAATCGGTGAAGCTTTTGGCGGCGATGTTGTAAAAGCTCCAACCGTTGTTCATGGTAAAACATCTGAAGTGCTGCACGAAGGGAAGGGAATCTTCAATTCCATTCCAAATCGCTTTCTCGCAACGCGATATCACTCACTTGTGATTGCACCAAAAACAATGCCGAGCGAACTTGAAGTAACGGCAAGGACTGAAGATGGTGTAGTGATGGGTGTACAACATAAAAAGTATCCGGTCTTTGGTGTTCAATTTCATCCAGAATCAATAGCGACACAGCACGGAAAAGTGTTACTCAGTAATTTTGTGAACAAAAAATATTGA
- the trpE gene encoding anthranilate synthase component I codes for MISFEEFKTLTSQGNVIPLFDEVLADTETPVSVYLKVRDESPYSFLLESIEGGEKIGRYSFIGFNPFSNFIIRGKQFEIQSRHPDVTVLPKLVQGITSPIEALKKIFSHYKTAHVDGLPRLASGAIGYFGYETIQLIENIPSAKLDELNLDDSLLMFLDTLFVFDNVKRRLLIVSNAYVPKGSTDIYLRSEYEKAATEIAKMKQILNKSVSLQTEHSVIGEIEQSISKQQYEKMVEQSIAYIVEGDIFQVLPSHRMKRKYLGDPFAIYRMLRVINPSPYMYYFSLNGLCIAGSSPELLVRVENGIVETRPLAGTRRRGKTEEEDAALEKDLLADPKEVAEHLMLIDLGRNDIGRISEFGKVDVTEYMVIEKYSHVMHIVSNVKGKLKKELSAIDAFFSCFPAGTLSGAPKIRAMEIIAELEPVKRGIYGGAIGYLDFSGNLDSCIAIRTTIIKDGYAYFQAGAGIVYDSVPEKEYQETLIKMDAVIRAVEATVL; via the coding sequence ATGATCTCATTTGAAGAATTTAAAACATTAACGTCACAAGGCAATGTCATTCCGCTGTTTGATGAGGTACTGGCAGATACAGAAACGCCGGTTTCAGTCTATCTAAAAGTGCGTGATGAAAGTCCGTACTCATTTTTATTAGAAAGTATTGAGGGGGGAGAGAAGATTGGACGCTATTCATTCATTGGATTCAACCCATTCAGTAATTTTATTATTCGTGGGAAACAATTTGAAATTCAATCTCGTCATCCCGATGTTACCGTCCTTCCAAAATTGGTTCAGGGGATCACGAGTCCAATTGAAGCGCTGAAGAAAATATTCTCTCACTATAAGACTGCACATGTTGATGGTTTGCCGCGTTTGGCCAGCGGAGCAATCGGATATTTTGGATATGAAACGATTCAATTGATCGAAAACATCCCTTCGGCAAAACTGGATGAATTGAATCTGGATGATTCTTTATTAATGTTTCTCGATACCTTGTTTGTGTTCGATAATGTAAAGCGAAGATTGTTGATTGTTTCTAATGCGTATGTTCCGAAAGGCTCCACAGACATATATCTCCGTTCTGAATATGAAAAAGCTGCAACGGAAATAGCGAAGATGAAACAGATTCTTAACAAATCTGTTTCGTTGCAAACAGAACATTCTGTTATAGGGGAAATAGAACAATCGATCAGCAAACAACAATATGAGAAGATGGTGGAACAATCGATCGCTTATATTGTTGAAGGAGATATTTTCCAAGTGCTCCCTTCACACAGAATGAAGCGGAAATATCTGGGGGATCCATTTGCAATTTATCGAATGCTTCGCGTGATAAATCCCTCTCCATATATGTATTATTTTTCGTTAAATGGACTGTGTATTGCTGGTTCATCGCCGGAATTATTGGTTCGTGTAGAAAATGGCATTGTGGAAACTCGTCCTCTAGCTGGAACTCGCCGACGCGGTAAGACGGAAGAGGAAGATGCTGCCTTGGAAAAAGATTTGCTTGCTGATCCGAAAGAGGTTGCCGAGCATTTAATGTTGATCGATCTTGGCCGTAACGATATCGGACGCATCAGCGAGTTCGGGAAAGTGGATGTGACGGAATATATGGTAATTGAAAAATATTCACACGTGATGCATATTGTTTCCAATGTAAAAGGAAAACTTAAGAAAGAACTCTCTGCAATCGATGCGTTTTTTTCTTGTTTTCCTGCAGGAACACTTTCCGGTGCGCCGAAAATTCGTGCGATGGAGATTATTGCTGAATTGGAGCCGGTGAAACGTGGTATTTATGGTGGAGCAATCGGGTATTTAGATTTTTCCGGTAATCTTGATTCATGCATAGCCATTCGGACAACAATCATAAAAGATGGTTATGCTTATTTTCAAGCAGGGGCGGGAATAGTGTATGATTCTGTTCCTGAAAAAGAATATCAAGAGACACTGATTAAAATGGATGCGGTGATTCGTGCCGTAGAAGCAACAGTACTTTAA
- a CDS encoding thioesterase family protein, whose product MDISKFKHTHGVTVRNYEIDWQGIVHNGNYLLYFEIARVEYFKSIGMKIDERSISGSVRIVIVRNELDYFNSATFDDELKIYTRVASIKNSSFVCEAFMIHTGTKIPIAKNVAIMVWTDPKTGKSIPVPTEVRKMVDAYEEGKSEITWPSIEV is encoded by the coding sequence ATGGATATTTCAAAATTTAAACATACTCACGGCGTTACAGTTCGAAATTACGAGATTGATTGGCAGGGAATTGTCCACAACGGAAATTATCTACTCTATTTTGAAATTGCACGTGTAGAATATTTCAAATCGATTGGAATGAAGATTGATGAACGATCGATTTCCGGGTCGGTGCGGATTGTTATCGTACGAAATGAGCTTGATTATTTTAACTCAGCAACATTTGATGACGAGCTGAAAATTTACACTCGTGTTGCTTCAATAAAAAATTCGAGCTTTGTCTGTGAAGCGTTTATGATCCACACTGGAACGAAAATCCCTATTGCGAAAAATGTTGCAATTATGGTGTGGACAGATCCAAAAACAGGAAAATCTATTCCTGTTCCAACCGAAGTACGAAAAATGGTAGACGCATACGAAGAAGGAAAATCAGAAATTACGTGGCCTTCCATCGAAGTATAA
- the ltaE gene encoding low-specificity L-threonine aldolase, with the protein MSQQFIDLRSDTVTKPSKAMREAMANAEVGDDVFGEDPTVNKLQETVASLLGKEKALFVPSGCMSNQLALKAHTEMGDEVIMEQDAHMFNYETAAPSIMSAVQVKTIPGVRGVFRAEELPPHIRPALYYMPRTRVICVENTHNRAGGAIFPIDEIKKLSQFCKEREIIFHLDGARLWNASVATGIPVKEWAQYFDSVSVCFSKGLGAPVGSTICGTKEFITKAHKWRKVFGGGMRQSGIIAAGALYAVHHNIERLKEDHDKAKYFSQVLSTIDGFEIDLESVQTNIVLVDVTKSGKTPQEVIAVMKDQGILVSAGTFTKFRALMHLDVSMEQVKFAAEKFKQMFH; encoded by the coding sequence ATGAGTCAACAATTTATTGATCTTCGAAGTGATACTGTGACAAAACCATCCAAAGCAATGCGTGAAGCAATGGCAAATGCCGAGGTAGGAGATGATGTTTTTGGAGAAGATCCGACTGTAAACAAACTGCAGGAAACGGTTGCCTCTCTGTTGGGGAAAGAAAAAGCATTGTTTGTCCCTAGTGGATGTATGAGCAATCAGCTTGCTTTAAAGGCTCATACCGAAATGGGTGATGAAGTGATTATGGAACAGGACGCTCATATGTTTAATTACGAGACTGCGGCGCCGTCAATAATGTCCGCAGTTCAAGTCAAAACGATTCCCGGGGTTCGTGGAGTCTTTCGTGCAGAGGAATTACCGCCGCATATCCGTCCTGCGCTATACTATATGCCAAGGACGAGAGTGATTTGTGTGGAAAATACACATAACCGTGCCGGAGGAGCTATTTTTCCGATAGACGAAATCAAAAAGCTATCACAGTTTTGCAAAGAGAGGGAAATTATTTTTCACCTTGATGGAGCTCGGTTATGGAATGCGTCGGTAGCAACAGGAATTCCTGTAAAAGAATGGGCACAATATTTTGATTCTGTTTCAGTCTGTTTTTCCAAAGGTCTCGGCGCACCGGTAGGATCAACCATTTGCGGAACAAAAGAATTTATCACAAAAGCACATAAATGGAGGAAAGTTTTTGGAGGGGGAATGAGGCAGTCCGGAATTATTGCTGCGGGAGCTCTTTACGCTGTTCACCATAATATTGAGCGTTTAAAAGAAGATCACGATAAGGCGAAATATTTTTCACAAGTACTTTCAACTATTGACGGATTTGAAATTGATCTTGAAAGTGTTCAAACCAATATCGTTCTTGTGGATGTGACAAAAAGTGGAAAAACACCGCAAGAAGTCATTGCTGTGATGAAAGATCAAGGGATTCTTGTCTCTGCAGGTACATTCACAAAGTTTCGCGCACTAATGCATCTTGATGTTTCGATGGAACAAGTAAAATTTGCAGCGGAAAAATTCAAACAGATGTTTCATTAA
- the lnt gene encoding apolipoprotein N-acyltransferase — protein sequence MISYFRFDSQKRFLLLLSIATAVILSSSFPPFQFGVLACVGLVPFLILADSIDSFGRFFRYAYFTFFLFSLLSLYWVGGFTHGRDPYLMIAGVALYFWEPLVLTIPALVYFFIKNRFKSRYSVIFFPFIWISMEWLYALGELAFPWLTLGNSQTYQLEKIQFADITGVYGISLWILIINVLVYFLVRIVQSGIRKNTRYYLGVTILAIYILPNVYSVNEQTFHNIENKKINVGIVQPNVDPWNKWENVNTFSGRWDQTKRYLQLIGKHFDKNIDLVVLPESAILLNLPSYYEQMQEFQNIIDSLEISVISGYVRVQYYEAENAPATSSVIKGTNIRYDSFNSIMHVEPNSNIVQTYSKMRLVPFAERIPYANKVPFLIEPLRWGVGISNWGLAKDSTIFESKKFNAKFLAMVCYESIFPEFVAQFVNKGSEFLVFTTNDSWWGNTSGARQHNQYSILRAVENRRWVVRCANGGISSFVDPMGRMYDQTTMYTEAYIHHKIEPLQTKTFYSQHGDWLARICASITAFIFLFSIGYGFFRK from the coding sequence GTGATTTCATATTTTAGATTCGATTCTCAAAAGCGATTTTTACTACTCCTTTCTATCGCGACTGCAGTTATTTTAAGCTCCTCATTTCCACCCTTTCAATTTGGAGTTCTAGCGTGTGTCGGACTAGTTCCATTTCTTATCTTAGCAGATTCGATTGATTCTTTTGGAAGATTTTTTCGATACGCCTATTTTACATTTTTTTTATTCTCGCTGCTATCATTGTATTGGGTTGGTGGTTTTACTCATGGTAGAGATCCTTATCTTATGATCGCCGGTGTGGCATTATACTTTTGGGAACCTTTGGTATTGACAATTCCCGCGTTAGTCTATTTTTTTATTAAGAATAGATTCAAAAGTAGATACTCGGTGATATTTTTTCCTTTTATCTGGATTTCAATGGAATGGCTGTATGCTCTTGGAGAATTAGCTTTTCCGTGGCTGACACTCGGAAACAGTCAAACATATCAGCTCGAAAAAATTCAATTCGCAGATATAACAGGTGTATATGGGATATCTTTGTGGATTTTAATAATTAATGTATTGGTTTATTTTTTAGTAAGAATTGTTCAATCTGGCATTCGAAAAAACACAAGATATTACCTTGGGGTGACGATTCTCGCAATTTATATTTTACCTAACGTATATTCGGTAAATGAACAAACGTTTCACAATATTGAAAATAAAAAAATAAATGTCGGAATTGTCCAACCCAATGTTGACCCTTGGAACAAATGGGAGAATGTAAATACCTTTTCAGGTCGTTGGGACCAAACCAAGCGATATTTACAGCTTATAGGCAAACACTTCGATAAAAATATTGATCTAGTTGTATTACCGGAATCAGCTATTCTGCTTAATCTACCGTCGTACTATGAACAAATGCAGGAGTTCCAAAATATTATCGATAGCCTCGAAATTTCTGTTATCTCTGGGTATGTTCGCGTTCAATACTATGAAGCTGAAAATGCGCCAGCAACAAGTAGTGTTATTAAAGGAACGAATATTAGGTATGACTCGTTTAATTCCATTATGCATGTAGAACCAAATTCTAATATAGTGCAGACATATAGTAAAATGAGACTTGTTCCATTTGCTGAACGTATTCCGTATGCAAATAAGGTTCCTTTTCTCATCGAGCCATTGCGATGGGGTGTAGGAATCAGCAATTGGGGATTAGCAAAAGATAGTACGATATTTGAAAGTAAAAAGTTCAATGCAAAATTCCTTGCAATGGTTTGTTATGAATCTATTTTCCCGGAATTTGTAGCACAATTTGTCAATAAAGGGAGTGAGTTCCTTGTTTTTACGACCAATGATAGTTGGTGGGGAAATACGTCCGGTGCTAGACAACACAATCAATATTCCATTTTGCGGGCAGTAGAGAATCGTCGCTGGGTAGTTCGCTGCGCAAACGGAGGAATCTCTTCATTTGTGGATCCTATGGGGAGAATGTACGACCAAACTACAATGTACACCGAAGCATATATTCACCATAAGATAGAACCATTACAAACGAAGACTTTCTATTCTCAACACGGAGATTGGTTAGCAAGAATTTGTGCGAGCATAACAGCATTTATTTTTTTATTTTCAATAGGTTATGGATTTTTTAGGAAGTAA
- a CDS encoding phosphatase PAP2 family protein, which produces MIEFLYSIDVAIFFFINHTIANPILDWIMPFLTDLNKQKPILIAAGVWMLYVIWKGGQTGRITVGILIITIIFSDQLNSSFIKEIFGRIRPCRTLDGVRMLVDCGGGLSFPSTHAVNNFAGATVISHFYSKQKWYWYTFAVLVALSRPYVGVHYPSDILAGGILGFGIGLTSVGLWKIVNSKLKNIHSNNNSNSL; this is translated from the coding sequence ATGATTGAGTTCTTGTATTCCATTGATGTTGCAATCTTCTTTTTTATTAATCACACAATCGCCAATCCGATTTTGGATTGGATAATGCCTTTTCTCACCGACTTAAACAAACAAAAACCTATTTTGATAGCTGCAGGGGTTTGGATGCTCTACGTAATATGGAAGGGTGGTCAAACAGGAAGGATTACGGTTGGAATATTGATAATAACGATAATCTTTAGTGATCAATTGAATAGTTCATTTATTAAGGAAATTTTCGGAAGAATACGTCCATGTAGAACTCTTGACGGAGTTAGAATGCTGGTGGATTGCGGGGGAGGACTTTCATTTCCGTCTACTCACGCAGTGAATAATTTTGCTGGCGCTACTGTTATTTCACATTTTTATTCAAAACAGAAATGGTATTGGTATACGTTTGCAGTTTTAGTTGCTCTTTCTCGTCCTTACGTTGGCGTACATTATCCTTCTGACATTCTTGCTGGTGGAATTTTAGGATTTGGAATAGGTTTAACTAGTGTTGGTTTATGGAAAATAGTTAATTCAAAATTAAAGAATATACATTCGAATAATAATTCTAACTCATTGTGA
- a CDS encoding DedA family protein: MVEEIITYLQQLSPFWIYASLFFIAYIENLFPPSPSDLMIVAGGYLVGIGRIDFFTALLISTLGSTTGFMTMYKIGDWFGLKIIETGRIKYFPLESVHKVETWFRKFGYWLIIANRFLSGTRAVVGFFAGMAEVKFIPTAILCFISAFIWNWILVYAGTLVGKNWELIGFYLTTYSQIVTSLLVMAALIGIIIWYQRRGKKND, encoded by the coding sequence ATGGTGGAAGAAATAATAACATATCTTCAACAACTGAGTCCGTTTTGGATTTATGCATCACTCTTTTTTATCGCATACATTGAGAATCTTTTCCCACCGTCTCCAAGTGATTTAATGATCGTTGCGGGGGGATATTTGGTAGGAATAGGTCGAATTGATTTTTTTACTGCTTTATTGATCTCTACGCTAGGCAGTACTACAGGCTTTATGACAATGTATAAGATTGGGGATTGGTTTGGTCTCAAGATTATCGAAACGGGGAGGATAAAATATTTTCCATTGGAATCAGTTCATAAAGTCGAAACATGGTTTAGGAAATTTGGTTATTGGCTCATTATCGCAAATAGGTTCCTCTCAGGTACCCGTGCAGTGGTAGGGTTTTTTGCAGGGATGGCGGAGGTAAAATTTATCCCGACAGCCATACTTTGTTTTATAAGTGCATTTATCTGGAATTGGATACTGGTCTATGCTGGAACATTGGTCGGTAAAAATTGGGAATTGATAGGTTTCTATTTAACAACTTATAGTCAAATTGTTACTTCACTATTAGTTATGGCGGCACTTATTGGAATAATTATATGGTATCAAAGAAGAGGAAAGAAGAATGATTGA